From a single Miscanthus floridulus cultivar M001 chromosome 8, ASM1932011v1, whole genome shotgun sequence genomic region:
- the LOC136475763 gene encoding probable arabinose 5-phosphate isomerase — translation MGSLPVPAPAECAPQGRATVSASDLAPLFSAQRRHLDHFFDRLDMSQAAAFAQALLDAPGAVFFTGVGKSGIVARKIAQTLASLGFTRAGFLAPVDALHGDIGALFPGDVLVLLSKSGASDELLALAPCARAKGAYLISLTSAASGADCPLAAACDLNVHLPLQGEVCPFGLAPVTSTAIQMVFGDTVIAAIMEARRVSRDQYASNHPAGKIGKTLIFKVKDVMKKQNELPLCKEGDMIMEQLTELTSKGCGCLLVVDEEHHLIGTFTDGDLRRTLKASGPAIFSLTVGEMCNRNPRTITADAMAVEAMEKMESPPSPVQFLPVVNENNIVCGIITLHGLVSAGL, via the exons ATGGGCTCCCTCCCGGTGCCGGCCCCGGCGGAATGCGCCCCGCAGGGGCGCGCCACGGTGTCGGCGTCGGACCTGGCGCCGCTCTTCTCCGCGCAGCGCCGGCACCTGGACCACTTCTTCGACCGCCTCGACATGTCGCAGGCAGCGGCGTTCGCGCAGGCGCTGCTGGACGCGCCGGGCGCCGTCTTCTTCACGGGCGTCGGCAAGTCGGGCATCGTGGCGCGCAAGATCGCGCAGACGCTGGCGTCGCTGGGCTTCACGCGGGCGGGGTTCCTCGCCCCCGTCGACGCGCTCCACGGCGACATCGGCGCGCTCTTCCCCGGGGACGTCCTCGTGCTCCTCTCCAAGTCCGGAGCCTCCGACGAGCTGCTCGCGCTCGCGCCCTGCGCGCGCGCCAAGGGCGCCTACCTCATCTCGCTCACCTCCGCGGCCTCGGGGGCGGACTGCCCGCTCGCCGCGGCCTGCGACCTAAACGTCCACCTGCCGCTGCAGGGGGAGGTGTGCCCCTTCGGCCTCGCGCCCGTCACCTCCACCGCCATCCAGATGGTGTTTGGGGACACCGTCATCGCCGCCATCATGGAGGCAAGGCGAGTCTCCAGGGACCAGTacgcctccaaccatcccgctGGCAAGATCGGCAAGACCCTCATCTTCAAG GTTAAGGATGTTATGAAGAAACAAAATGAACTTCCTCTGTGCAAGGAGGGAGATATGATAATGGAGCAACTCACCGAGCTCACCAGTAAAGGTTGTGGTTGTCTGCTTGTGGTTGATGAAGAGCATCATTTGATTGGAACCTTCACTGATGGTGATCTCCGGCGGACACTGAAGGCAAGCGGGCCAGCTATCTTCAGTCTCACAGTTGGAGAGATGTGCAACAG GAATCCAAGGACAATCACTGCAGACGCAATGGCTGTTGAAGCCATGGAGAagatggagtcaccaccttcacCTGTACAGTTCTTGCCTGTTGTCAACGAGAACAACATCGTGTGTGGGATCATCACATTGCATGGATTGGTCTCTGCCGGATTGTAG
- the LOC136475765 gene encoding single-stranded DNA-binding protein WHY2, mitochondrial-like, which translates to MLRLSRFLPSASKRSFDLKESLWSGSLTFQQAVSTSAANLDENLSGKRYASYTVFKGKAALSIHPILPSFSKLESGGSRVSRNGSVMLTFFPAVGQRKYDYTKKQLFSLSPTEVGSLISLGPAESCEFFHDPSMKSSNEGMVKKSLSITPLGSDSGYFVNITVVNSVEKTNDRLSVPVTKAEFSVMRTALSFALPHIMGWDQALTNHHPSPAISKPRVERPRPDSEWER; encoded by the exons ATGCTGCGGCTCTCCCGCTTCCTCCCCTCCGCCTCCAA GAGGAGTTTTGATCTAAAAGAATCTCTTTGGAGTGGTTCATTGACATTCCAACAAGCTGTTTCAACTTCAGCAGCAAATCTTGATG AGAACTTGTCTGGCAAAAGGTATGCAAGCTATACTGTGTTCAAGGGAAAGGCTGCACTTTCTATACATCCTATACTGCCGAGTTTCAGCAAATTAGAA TCCGGAGGATCTCGAGTGAGCAGAAATGGATCAGTAATGTTGACCTTCTTTCCTGCTGTTGGACAAAGGAAGTATGACTATACAAAGAAACAG CTCTTTTCCCTGTCACCTACTGAAGTTGGAAGCTTGATAAGTCTTGGGCCTGCTGAATCCTGTGAATTTTTCCATGACCCATCCATGAAATCAAG TAATGAAGGAATGGTGAAAAAATCACTGTCGATCACTCCACTTGGCAGTGACAGTGGATACTTTGTTAATATAA cTGTTGTGAACAGTGTAGAGAAGACTAATGATCGCCTTTCAGTCCCTGTCACAAAAGCTGAGTTTTCTGTGATGCGCACAGCTCTGAGT TTTGCATTGCCGCACATCATGGGTTGGGATCAGGCTTTAACCAATCACCATCCATCTCCAGCTATCAGCAAGCCCAGGGTAGAGCGTCCACGCCCGGATTCTGAATGGGAAAGGTGA
- the LOC136471137 gene encoding protein IRX15-LIKE-like, with product MMKAMAGPKLLVVHTSSNKALNGMAPASPMPFHVWSRCMWLVVFLALFTCVSLLTVFSTARASGGVAYQAAAPFTVTAAGAAEAGLPRYVFDALVHYAAAAGNSSSSMPEPDVRAIASVLRRRAPCNLLVFGLGAETPLWRALNHGGRTVFLDENPYYVAHLEGKHPGLEAYDVAYATAVRELPDLLDAARAARAAECRPVQNLLFSECRLAINDLPNQLYDVAWDVILVDGPRGFTQGSPGRMSAIYSAAVMARTKGTETEVMVHDYEREVERACGREFLCDENRVTATSTPSLGHFLVRGGAAVNREAFCGPAAAQKSKST from the exons ATGATGAAGGCAATGGCCGGGCCGAAGCTGCTCGTCGTCCACACGTCGTCGAACAAGGCCCTGAACGGGATGGCGCCGGCGTCGCCCATGCCGTTCCATGTCTGGTCCCGGTGCATGTGGCTGGTGGTCTTCCTGGCCTTGTTCACCTGCGTGTCCCTCCTCACCGTGTTCTCCACGGCGCGCGCCTCGGGCGGGGTGGCGTACCAGGCGGCGGCGCCTTTCACGGTCACCGCTGCCGGCGCCGCGGAGGCCGGCCTGCCGCGGTACGTGTTCGACGCGCTGGTGCAttacgcggcggcggcggggaactCGTCGTCGAGCATGCCGGAGCCGGACGTGCGCGCGATCGCGTCGGTGCTCCGGCGGCGCGCGCCGTGCAACCTGCTGGTGTTCGGTCTGGGCGCGGAGACGCCGCTGTGGCGCGCGCTGAACCACGGCGGGCGCACGGTGTTCCTGGACGAGAACCCCTACTACGTGGCGCACCTGGAGGGGAAGCACCCGGGGCTGGAGGCCTACGACGTGGCCTACGCCACGGCGGTGCGCGAGCTCCCCGACCTCCTCGACGCCGCCCGCGCCGCGCGCGCCGCCGAGTGCCGGCCCGTCCAGAACCTGCTCTTCTCCGAGTGCCGCCTCGCCATCAACGACCTCCCCAACCAGCTCTACGACGTCGCCTGGGACGTCATCCTCGTCGACGGCCCGCGTGG GTTCACGCAGGGGTCGCCGGGGAGGATGTCGGCGATCTACTCGGCGGCGGTGATGGCACGGACCAAGGGCACGGAGACGGAGGTGATGGTGCACGACTACGAGCGGGAGGTGGAGCGCGCGTGCGGCCGGGAGTTCCTGTGCGACGAGAACCGGGTCACAGCGACCAGCACGCCGTCGCTCGGCCACTTCCTCGTGCGCGGCGGCGCCGCCGTCAACCGGGAAGCCTTCTGCGGGCCGGCCGCCGCTCAGAAATCGAAATCGACCTAA